Proteins from one Bradyrhizobium sp. CB82 genomic window:
- a CDS encoding transposase, which translates to MLVREQLAALEQAQVANPPATASMDDRCKLLQRIKALGPAFSSTLMNELFYKDFRNRREVASYCGLAPSPWKSGGIDREQGISIAGNRRARLKAIELAWLWLRHQPDSALSQWFRTRTANAGGRANASPSLRWRAN; encoded by the coding sequence ATGCTGGTACGGGAACAGCTCGCGGCACTCGAGCAGGCCCAGGTTGCCAATCCGCCTGCCACGGCTTCGATGGACGATCGGTGCAAGCTGTTGCAGCGGATCAAGGCGCTTGGCCCTGCCTTCAGTTCGACACTGATGAACGAGCTATTCTATAAGGACTTCCGCAACCGCCGCGAGGTCGCGAGCTATTGTGGATTGGCGCCCAGCCCCTGGAAGAGCGGCGGCATCGACCGCGAGCAGGGTATCAGCATAGCGGGCAATCGCCGCGCCCGGCTGAAGGCGATCGAGCTTGCCTGGCTCTGGCTGCGCCATCAACCGGACAGTGCGCTCAGCCAATGGTTTCGTACCCGCACGGCCAACGCCGGCGGACGAGCCAACGCATCGCCATCGTTGCGCTGGCGCGCAAACTGA
- a CDS encoding OsmC family protein, whose amino-acid sequence MSATIEAIKADASLANFQFRLSNQWVAGGENHSRIDDFYGVGQEMRHKQPFFLVSDEPEVLLSQDRGPNAGEYVLHALASCLTGALVYHAAARGIAVKGIATRLEGDIDLQGFLGLSKDVRRGFKDIRVLFDIDADCDDAGKQDLIEMAQAYSPVFDMLSNGLPVSCRLDDGAKTA is encoded by the coding sequence TTGTCCGCCACCATCGAAGCGATCAAGGCCGATGCTTCTCTCGCCAACTTCCAATTCAGACTTTCCAACCAGTGGGTTGCCGGCGGGGAAAACCACTCGCGCATCGACGACTTTTACGGCGTCGGTCAGGAAATGCGGCACAAGCAACCGTTTTTCCTCGTCAGCGACGAGCCGGAAGTGCTGCTTTCCCAGGACCGCGGGCCGAATGCGGGCGAGTACGTGCTGCACGCGCTCGCCAGTTGCTTAACCGGCGCTCTGGTCTATCACGCGGCGGCGCGCGGCATTGCGGTGAAGGGCATCGCCACGCGGCTCGAAGGTGACATCGACCTGCAGGGCTTTCTCGGTCTTTCCAAGGATGTCCGCCGCGGTTTTAAGGACATCCGCGTCTTGTTCGACATCGACGCCGATTGCGACGACGCAGGAAAGCAGGACCTGATCGAAATGGCGCAGGCCTATTCGCCGGTGTTCGACATGCTGTCAAACGGCTTGCCAGTGAGTTGCAGGCTCGATGACGGCGCAAAGACCGCGTGA
- a CDS encoding AraC family transcriptional regulator translates to MSSDALSDILSAVRLSGSVFFDVTAKSPWVAEAPPGAQIANEVTPGAQHAIEYHVVTHGSCWISLIGDEGFEPVKLEKGDIAVIPHGDAHVISSAPGMRAKPNLDMHRRPEDSNALPFALRTGGEGASDTHIICGFFSCDVRPFNPLLDSLPRFMRLRRDALQASQSLLDQFILFATSETVNKRAGSQSVLNRLSELMFVEVIRLHMDQLANNSTGWLAGLRDPLVGRALTLLHARPAHAWSLEELAAQVAASRSTLVDRFSNLVGCPPIQYLTQWRMQIAAKRLADPGVKIAAIAHEIGYESEAAFSRAFKKFVGRSPSQWRSES, encoded by the coding sequence ATGAGCTCGGACGCATTGTCCGATATCCTCTCCGCCGTGCGCTTATCCGGGTCGGTCTTTTTCGACGTGACCGCCAAATCGCCATGGGTTGCGGAAGCGCCGCCCGGAGCGCAGATCGCTAACGAGGTAACGCCCGGCGCCCAGCACGCAATCGAATATCATGTCGTCACCCACGGTTCGTGCTGGATATCACTCATCGGCGATGAGGGGTTCGAGCCGGTCAAATTGGAGAAAGGGGACATAGCTGTCATACCGCATGGTGACGCGCATGTGATATCAAGTGCACCGGGCATGCGCGCCAAACCGAACCTGGACATGCACCGCCGGCCTGAGGATAGCAATGCGTTGCCTTTTGCACTTCGAACCGGTGGCGAGGGTGCCAGCGATACCCACATTATCTGCGGGTTCTTCAGTTGCGACGTGCGCCCTTTCAATCCGCTGCTCGACTCACTGCCGCGATTCATGCGGCTGCGGCGTGACGCCTTACAAGCGTCACAAAGCTTGCTCGACCAGTTCATCCTTTTCGCCACCTCGGAGACAGTCAACAAACGCGCCGGAAGCCAAAGCGTGCTCAACCGCCTGTCCGAACTGATGTTCGTCGAGGTGATCCGGTTGCATATGGATCAGCTTGCGAACAACAGCACCGGTTGGCTCGCGGGATTGCGTGATCCTCTGGTTGGTCGCGCGCTGACGCTATTGCACGCGCGCCCCGCACATGCCTGGTCTCTGGAGGAGCTTGCAGCTCAAGTCGCCGCCTCGCGCTCAACGCTTGTCGATCGATTCTCTAATTTGGTGGGCTGTCCGCCAATTCAGTATTTGACCCAATGGCGGATGCAGATTGCAGCCAAACGCCTAGCGGATCCCGGTGTCAAAATTGCCGCCATCGCTCATGAAATCGGCTACGAGTCCGAAGCTGCATTCAGCCGAGCATTCAAAAAATTTGTCGGCCGCTCTCCGAGCCAGTGGCGATCAGAGTCTTAG
- a CDS encoding transposase: protein MPRKFDTAVVTIGIDPRKNILHLVGLDARGEIVLREKVARAKIVSRLANMPPCLIGIEAGMGTHYVTRDLLALDHDVRQVPPVYAKSFRQTHKNDFRDAHAVAEAVQRPTTRCLPPKTDEQLDLQRCIACAIVWWDNEPRSSIRCAVFS from the coding sequence ATGCCGCGCAAGTTTGACACCGCAGTCGTTACCATTGGTATCGATCCGCGCAAGAACATACTGCACCTAGTTGGCCTCGATGCCCGAGGAGAAATTGTGCTGCGCGAGAAGGTAGCGCGCGCCAAAATTGTGTCGCGGCTGGCGAATATGCCGCCATGCTTGATCGGGATAGAGGCAGGCATGGGAACGCACTATGTGACCCGCGATCTGCTCGCCCTCGACCACGACGTGAGGCAAGTGCCACCGGTCTACGCCAAGTCTTTCCGGCAGACCCACAAGAATGATTTTCGAGATGCGCATGCGGTCGCTGAAGCCGTGCAACGCCCCACGACGCGGTGCCTACCGCCAAAAACCGATGAGCAGCTCGATCTGCAGCGTTGCATCGCGTGCGCTATCGTCTGGTGGGACAACGAACCGCGATCATCAATCAGATGCGCTGTTTTCTCCTAG
- a CDS encoding bifunctional diguanylate cyclase/phosphodiesterase, whose amino-acid sequence MSHKHFLGSKLLKIAPREIIDALVIFSISVISYHLAMMDWVGFSILGAQQEQPLFLYFVGIALVVFSIRRIIDQRNERIRRVAAEQHAHDVSMRDPLTQLPNRAKFEVEASARLRRPNSRMTVLLLGLNQFKRLHDVYGHLGCDATLLQVTRRLQDRIDSDSLLARIGDDEFALSLSHVDPEVASKIASSLVEDVKEPVQIGIEHLSLGANVGIAQAGRGQVTVDELLRCAHVALSRARKNRTEYCFFDPMMDAHVRERSLLELDLVTAIGRREIQPYYQPIVDLKSRQIVGFEALARWRHPVTGFIPPDKFIPVAEELGQMEILWRQLFGEACRDALTWPDDITLSFNFSPSQLSDRCFADKVLTILSNTGLPAHRLEAEITENAIVTDIDATRHAIETLRNSGVRIVIDDFGTGYSSLSHLYELRFDKLKIDKRFVQELGMTSESEIFMRAIIGLCGGLNLSTTAEGVETEAQASATLRHGVDQAQGFLFSKAVCSRSVMQLLSASSRSQRVA is encoded by the coding sequence TTGAGTCACAAGCATTTTCTTGGTTCCAAGCTATTGAAAATCGCGCCGCGCGAAATCATCGACGCTTTGGTGATTTTTTCCATATCCGTCATTTCGTACCACTTGGCCATGATGGACTGGGTCGGGTTCTCGATCCTCGGCGCGCAGCAGGAGCAGCCGCTATTCTTGTACTTTGTCGGGATTGCGTTGGTCGTATTCAGCATCCGTCGCATCATAGACCAAAGGAACGAACGGATCCGACGCGTCGCAGCTGAGCAGCACGCCCATGACGTTTCGATGCGTGACCCGTTGACCCAGTTGCCAAACCGAGCGAAATTTGAAGTCGAGGCAAGCGCCAGGTTGAGGCGCCCCAACAGCAGAATGACGGTACTGTTATTGGGCCTTAATCAATTCAAGAGGCTTCATGACGTGTATGGCCACCTTGGATGCGACGCTACGCTCTTGCAGGTGACGAGGCGGTTGCAAGATCGGATTGACTCCGACAGTTTACTTGCGCGAATTGGCGATGACGAATTTGCTCTATCCTTGTCACACGTAGATCCAGAAGTCGCCAGCAAAATAGCATCGTCACTCGTTGAGGATGTGAAGGAGCCCGTTCAAATCGGGATCGAGCATCTCAGCCTTGGCGCAAATGTCGGCATAGCTCAAGCTGGCCGGGGGCAAGTCACTGTCGATGAGCTTCTCAGATGTGCGCATGTTGCACTGTCTCGCGCCAGAAAAAATCGAACTGAATACTGCTTCTTTGATCCGATGATGGACGCACATGTTCGCGAACGATCTCTTTTGGAATTGGACCTGGTGACAGCAATCGGAAGGCGTGAAATTCAACCGTATTACCAGCCGATCGTTGATTTGAAATCAAGGCAGATCGTCGGCTTTGAGGCCTTGGCTAGGTGGCGCCATCCGGTGACTGGCTTCATCCCGCCGGATAAATTCATCCCGGTTGCGGAGGAGCTGGGACAGATGGAAATATTGTGGAGACAGCTTTTTGGCGAAGCCTGCCGCGACGCTTTGACTTGGCCCGACGACATTACGCTGTCGTTCAATTTTTCGCCGTCTCAACTCAGTGACAGGTGTTTTGCGGATAAAGTGCTGACAATTTTGAGCAACACTGGCCTGCCAGCGCATCGCCTCGAAGCGGAAATTACCGAGAACGCGATAGTGACGGACATCGATGCTACGCGACACGCGATAGAGACTTTGCGCAACTCGGGGGTTCGTATAGTTATCGACGATTTCGGTACCGGATACTCGAGCCTCTCTCATCTGTATGAATTGCGGTTTGACAAACTCAAGATCGATAAACGATTTGTTCAAGAGCTTGGCATGACCAGCGAGAGCGAAATCTTCATGCGAGCAATCATCGGCCTCTGCGGCGGCCTTAATCTGTCCACTACGGCAGAGGGCGTCGAAACGGAAGCTCAGGCCTCGGCGACACTGAGACACGGCGTTGATCAGGCGCAAGGCTTTTTATTCAGCAAAGCGGTTTGCTCCAGATCAGTAATGCAGTTGCTCTCCGCTTCCAGCCGATCGCAGCGTGTGGCGTAG
- a CDS encoding transposase codes for MVSCFEAGYDGFWLHRLLLAAGLTNLVFDAASIAVEQRSRRAKTDRIDGELLIRTLMAYLRGEPRVVRVVRVPSAEQEDARQASRERDRLIEEQTAHTNRIKALLRLLGMTAAACDGGTGCLAGATARLAGPAATTASSR; via the coding sequence GTGGTGAGCTGTTTTGAGGCCGGCTATGACGGCTTCTGGCTGCATCGGTTGCTGCTTGCGGCGGGGCTCACGAACCTCGTATTCGATGCGGCGAGCATTGCGGTCGAACAGCGGAGCCGGCGAGCGAAGACCGACCGGATCGACGGCGAACTCCTGATACGCACCTTGATGGCCTATTTGCGCGGCGAGCCGCGGGTGGTCCGGGTCGTGCGCGTCCCGAGCGCGGAACAGGAAGATGCCCGGCAGGCCAGCCGCGAACGCGATCGGCTGATCGAGGAGCAGACGGCCCATACCAATCGGATCAAGGCGCTGCTGCGCCTGCTGGGAATGACGGCGGCAGCCTGCGACGGCGGAACTGGCTGCCTGGCTGGAGCAACAGCGCGATTGGCAGGGCCAGCCGCTACCACCGCATCTTCTCGCTGA
- a CDS encoding DUF1326 domain-containing protein, producing MAYHLKGDLLEVCDCKTLCPCWIGEDPDNGTCQSALAYRIESGQIEGVDVSGLNFGVAVFIPGNVLKGGWRAIRYVDDRATSAQEQALLKVFRGQLGGPLADLAGLVGEEVAARRAPISFTVEKGKGTLRIGDGIAADMEPYHGPTGEPTRLVESIFSTIPGSPAYVAKASRFHMEQPEIGVRLDLAGHNAIQGLFELQG from the coding sequence ATGGCTTATCATCTCAAGGGTGATCTTCTCGAGGTCTGCGACTGCAAGACCCTCTGCCCCTGTTGGATCGGCGAGGATCCCGACAACGGCACCTGCCAGAGCGCCTTGGCCTATCGCATTGAGTCAGGTCAGATTGAAGGCGTCGATGTCTCGGGGCTCAACTTCGGTGTCGCCGTATTTATCCCGGGCAACGTGCTGAAAGGCGGCTGGCGTGCTATCCGCTATGTCGACGATCGCGCTACGTCCGCGCAGGAGCAGGCCCTGCTCAAGGTATTCCGCGGCCAGCTCGGTGGCCCGCTGGCTGACCTCGCCGGGCTGGTCGGAGAAGAGGTCGCAGCGAGGCGTGCGCCGATCAGCTTCACCGTCGAGAAGGGCAAAGGGACGCTGCGTATCGGCGATGGTATTGCCGCCGACATGGAGCCGTACCACGGCCCGACCGGCGAGCCGACGCGGCTCGTGGAGAGCATCTTTTCGACCATCCCCGGCTCGCCGGCTTATGTCGCGAAGGCATCTCGCTTCCACATGGAACAGCCGGAGATCGGCGTGAGGCTCGACCTCGCCGGCCACAACGCCATCCAGGGTCTGTTCGAGCTGCAAGGCTGA
- a CDS encoding DUF2182 domain-containing protein gives MTLAIWSASPYGRYVSHDWTSLGLAAYVCAALPAGEILLPAFLYVFGWVLMSAAMMLPTTVPLLRVFGRLVGKRGDAGRLLAVVVGGYLFAWLGFGIAAHLIGVALVALVQRSLWLSFNGWAIGMALLLVAGLFQFSRLKYLCLEACGAPLGFVLARWRGRRPALEAFLLGIAHGAFCVGCCWALMLLLFAMGTGSVGWMVALGGTMAIEKNTSWGRRLARPLGIMLFACAGAVAAFNLPA, from the coding sequence GTGACGTTAGCCATCTGGAGTGCCTCGCCTTACGGCCGCTATGTCAGCCACGATTGGACGAGTTTGGGCCTTGCTGCATATGTGTGTGCGGCATTGCCGGCAGGCGAGATCCTCTTGCCGGCGTTCCTGTACGTGTTTGGCTGGGTCCTGATGTCGGCGGCGATGATGCTGCCGACCACCGTACCCCTGCTGCGCGTCTTTGGTAGGCTCGTCGGTAAGCGCGGCGATGCAGGCCGCCTGCTAGCCGTCGTGGTTGGCGGCTATCTCTTCGCGTGGCTCGGTTTCGGCATCGCCGCCCATCTAATCGGGGTCGCCCTCGTCGCGCTCGTGCAGCGTTCGCTCTGGCTCAGCTTCAACGGCTGGGCGATCGGGATGGCACTCCTCCTCGTCGCGGGCCTATTCCAGTTCTCTCGCCTCAAATATCTTTGCCTAGAGGCGTGCGGCGCACCCTTGGGGTTTGTGCTGGCTCGCTGGCGCGGCCGTCGTCCAGCTCTCGAGGCCTTCCTCCTCGGCATTGCCCACGGCGCTTTCTGTGTCGGTTGCTGCTGGGCGCTGATGCTGCTCTTGTTCGCCATGGGAACTGGCAGTGTCGGCTGGATGGTGGCGTTAGGTGGGACGATGGCGATCGAAAAGAACACTTCATGGGGCCGACGGTTGGCGCGACCACTTGGCATCATGCTCTTTGCATGCGCTGGCGCCGTTGCCGCGTTCAATCTGCCGGCTTGA